From Endozoicomonas sp. 8E, the proteins below share one genomic window:
- the codA gene encoding cytosine deaminase, whose protein sequence is MRLENVRLHQQEGLFDILFNQGMILSITPAATQRQPDTDSLDAGGKLALPPFIDPHVHLDTCLTAGEPVWNRTGTLFEGIQNWSERKKKLTHDDVRQRAKKALAWYTGQGVQHVRSHVDTTDPGLTAVHALLELKEEVKDLIDIQLVAFPQEGIPSFPKGAELLEEAMKLGCDAIGAIPHFEYTREYALDSLNTAFDLAEKYDSLIDIHCDEIDDEQSRFVETVACLALERNMGQRVTASHTTAMHSYNNAYVVKLMRLLKRSGIHFIANPVTNLNLQGRMDSYPKRRGITRIPELLEAGVNVCFGQDDIVDQWFPMQGCNMLQVLFTGLVGCQMTGLDQINQGIDLITINSAKCLNIQDQYGIEEGKPGNLILLDSETVFDAIRRQSVVTHSFRNGQLIAQTRPAESSISANHSLSGHIDYSFCPQ, encoded by the coding sequence ATGCGTCTTGAAAATGTGCGTCTACATCAACAGGAAGGCCTGTTTGATATCCTTTTTAATCAGGGCATGATCCTGAGCATTACTCCCGCTGCAACTCAACGCCAGCCTGACACTGATAGCCTTGACGCCGGGGGTAAGCTGGCACTCCCTCCCTTCATTGATCCTCATGTCCATCTGGATACCTGTCTAACGGCAGGTGAACCCGTCTGGAATCGCACAGGTACCCTCTTTGAAGGGATTCAAAACTGGTCTGAGCGCAAGAAAAAACTGACTCACGACGACGTCAGGCAACGAGCCAAAAAAGCACTTGCCTGGTATACAGGCCAAGGCGTGCAGCATGTTCGCAGTCATGTTGATACCACCGACCCGGGTCTTACCGCGGTTCATGCTCTGCTTGAGCTGAAAGAAGAAGTTAAAGATCTGATTGATATCCAGCTGGTCGCCTTTCCGCAGGAAGGCATCCCATCTTTCCCTAAAGGTGCAGAGCTTCTCGAAGAAGCCATGAAGCTGGGCTGTGATGCCATCGGCGCTATTCCCCATTTTGAATACACCCGTGAATATGCTCTGGACTCTCTTAATACCGCCTTTGACCTTGCGGAAAAATACGACAGCCTGATCGACATTCACTGCGATGAGATAGACGACGAACAATCCCGATTTGTCGAGACTGTTGCCTGTCTGGCTCTGGAACGCAACATGGGCCAGCGTGTAACTGCCAGTCATACTACTGCCATGCATTCCTATAACAACGCCTATGTAGTGAAGCTGATGCGGCTATTGAAGCGGTCAGGCATACACTTCATTGCCAACCCGGTGACCAACCTGAATCTTCAGGGGCGAATGGATTCTTACCCGAAACGCCGGGGTATTACTCGTATTCCAGAACTGCTTGAGGCCGGTGTAAATGTTTGCTTCGGTCAGGACGACATTGTTGACCAATGGTTCCCGATGCAGGGCTGCAATATGCTACAAGTGTTGTTTACAGGTCTGGTGGGCTGTCAAATGACAGGGCTGGACCAGATTAATCAGGGCATTGACCTGATTACCATTAACAGTGCGAAATGCCTGAATATTCAGGACCAATACGGGATTGAAGAAGGGAAACCCGGCAACCTGATTCTGCTGGATTCAGAGACTGTATTTGATGCTATCAGACGTCAGTCAGTGGTAACCCACTCCTTTCGCAACGGTCAGCTGATTGCACAAACCAGACCTGCAGAATCATCCATCAGTGCTAATCACTCGCTGTCTGGCCATATCGATTATTCTTTCTGCCCTCAATAA
- a CDS encoding ion transporter: MKNSDLQARFNAIRSNKLFELFVVSIIIFSALVIGAKTYNLPPYLEGTISVLDVGITLFFLVEILIRFFGEENKKNFFKSGWNLFDTLIVLVSLIPVSGTEMALVGRLIRIFRVLRMISVIPELRLLLNSLLKALPQLGYVMLLMFIIFYIYAAVGSTFFLKINPELWGNISISMLTLFRVMTFEDWTDVMYETMTVYPLSWAYYLSFIFFTTFAFLNMIIGIVVNVLEEERQKVRSEEEAIKREGQPTLEHLQQQLNEIKRLLQKKS; encoded by the coding sequence ATGAAAAACAGCGATTTACAGGCTCGCTTCAACGCCATACGCTCCAACAAGCTATTTGAACTCTTTGTCGTTAGTATCATCATCTTCTCTGCCCTGGTCATTGGCGCAAAGACTTATAACCTGCCACCGTACCTTGAAGGCACTATCAGCGTGCTGGATGTTGGTATTACACTCTTTTTTCTGGTGGAAATACTGATCCGCTTTTTTGGTGAAGAGAACAAAAAAAATTTCTTCAAGTCCGGCTGGAATCTCTTTGACACCCTGATAGTGCTCGTCAGCCTGATCCCGGTCAGCGGTACCGAGATGGCTCTGGTGGGTCGATTAATCAGAATTTTCCGGGTACTGCGGATGATATCTGTCATCCCCGAGCTTCGACTTCTGCTGAACTCACTGCTGAAAGCCTTGCCGCAACTCGGTTATGTCATGTTGCTGATGTTCATTATTTTTTATATCTATGCCGCTGTTGGCAGCACCTTCTTCCTGAAAATCAATCCTGAACTCTGGGGTAATATCTCCATCAGTATGCTAACCCTGTTCAGGGTCATGACTTTCGAAGACTGGACCGATGTCATGTATGAAACCATGACTGTCTATCCACTGAGCTGGGCCTACTATCTCAGTTTTATTTTCTTCACGACCTTCGCCTTTCTGAACATGATCATCGGTATTGTCGTCAATGTTCTGGAGGAAGAGCGTCAAAAAGTGCGCAGTGAAGAAGAAGCTATCAAGAGAGAGGGCCAACCCACCCTTGAACATTTGCAGCAACAGTTGAACGAAATCAAACGCCTGCTGCAAAAGAAAAGCTAA